The nucleotide window TAGTTAGTTCGGATACAGATCAATTTGCTCTAATTTGTCATGAACTATTCAAGTGTACATAATTATCATAAGACTGTTTATGCTGATAGTAATATAAGAttatcagaaaataaatattttcctattgAAAATTTCtgcctttttaattttatgataacaataaaacaacaatttgcCTTGCTTCAAGTTTAATAACATTCAAAAATCGATTatgcttaaaatatttgtaaagatttcaattgattttaaatacaatattaaatttgtaaacataaattctaataaatatttaatttatataatttgaaatattaataaatgcaaTTTGTCCAACATGGATAGCGTCAGTCAAGAAGAGATTAGAAAATTCAGATTCGCGTAGAACAAGCCGTAATGGTCGAGTACGGAGAGTCGTTAGTTGACTACGTCGTATTTAGATTTCTTGATGTAACTGGCTAGGAAGCACGACAGTAATGTGCCGACCAGTGGGAGGAGCGCAGTCCCGATGGCGATGCCCACCACTAGGTCGATGTTGTTTTCCAAGTATTCCGAGATCACCGCATAACAGCCCTGACACACAAAGTATTATAAACAACACATTAGGAATAGAAAACATTAGCTCTTTGCCAGCGTTTTTGCATGCATATAGACTACAGTTTAATACGCACTGACTGACGGTGCGGGAAAACATCGTGGAGAAATTGCTAATGGAAAAGTAGTGTAGGCAGGTAGGTACTGCTTATAGCACAGAATCTCTGTCATGATAGATGAGTTAATATTGAATACAAAAACCAGAAACCATTCAAGGCCTCTACTTAGGTAATTATACGAAAGCACGATGCTATTTATTTGGAACTAGGATTTCCGATCTATTTCGATAGACACGTTAAATTTGTGGATTCCGGCTTCTTTTCTCTTGCTCTATTTGTGGAAGCCGTAACTGGTAATCAGAAGGCTATTCcgatttgcctagccttttttccatcatagttggaaaaaaggctacGCAAATCATATCAAGCTAGGTTTACGGGATATTAGGTGCAAGGCTTCCTATCGAAACAGGAATATTTCAAGgcgtgcaaaaaaaaaacataaatttcgTCTCAATTTGGTCAAAAACATATCTTACCTATGTTGCAtatattacatacctacctactttactaGTTACTATATCAAACTACAGTTAGCTACTTCATGtcacaataaaatatgttcaaacATAAACTCACTTGTTGGAAGACATCGCTGTAATTAGCCGTGATGCAGTCGTTCGGGTCGAGGCAGCATGAGATAGGGATCACCTTTTGTGGTGACAGTCTTATCCAGTCCGTGTAGTTAGATACGCCACAGCAACGCAACTGTGAACGCGTGCGGAATTGTTAATTAGCCGCGGAATACGAGAGAGACGCAATTAACTAGGGATGAGGAGAGAGGTGGGGCAAAACTAACTGTAGGGATTAAGTAATGTCACTTTAAAAGTAGAATAAGTGCGGCTATAAATTATCTTACTGTTGCTGTACCTACTGATGTCTTGAAGTTTGTCTGATTTGAATTGATAGAAGTTAACTAAGTAATTGGATGGTtggcattaatttaattttcaggcATAGGTAACAAGTTAGGAATCTAGACGAAGTTTTATGACCGCATTGCTATTTAACACTCACGTTCTTTTGTGCGAAATCAAAGTTAGCTTTGTGCGGATAGTTGTTGGTGATAGTCTGAGTGAGGCCGTCGTGGAGGCTCTTGGCAAAGGTGTCCCGGTAGCACGCGGCGGCAGCACCCACTCCTGCATCCATCATGAAGATACATGCCAGGAAACCGCCATACTGGAAGTCAGATATTTGCATACGTTTTTACAGAGCtctttggaatttttattagCCGCTATTAAAACAGCTACTTTTTGAAGCATTAATATAAACCCTTCCTTCATACCTACCTGatgtttaaagaaataaactacTTAGGCAAATGTCACTGATTGAGAAATTAAGCAGAGGAGAAAGACAATTAACGTTAGTTTAAGTTAGACTTAACTCACAATATAAAGTAGAACCGGTTGGCCCTTGATGATGCAGGAGAAGGCGATGGAGCTAACGAGGACGATGAGGCAGGCGATGCCAATCAGCACGTG belongs to Helicoverpa armigera isolate CAAS_96S chromosome 6, ASM3070526v1, whole genome shotgun sequence and includes:
- the LOC110376934 gene encoding tetraspanin-7 gives rise to the protein MGNQFKNVAVIACLKTFLFVFNVVFWFTGLLLLLVGLWAEFDLHKYMELSPEFSGTAPHVLIGIACLIVLVSSIAFSCIIKGQPVLLYIYGGFLACIFMMDAGVGAAAACYRDTFAKSLHDGLTQTITNNYPHKANFDFAQKNLRCCGVSNYTDWIRLSPQKVIPISCCLDPNDCITANYSDVFQQGCYAVISEYLENNIDLVVGIAIGTALLPLVGTLLSCFLASYIKKSKYDVVN